The genome window GAGAATTTTTGAATACCCTTATTAAGATTCTTGGCTCCACCACTGCATGCAGATTCTGTTGAGGAAGTCCTGAATGCCTTACTCGAAGGAATTTGCATGAATATAACTGGTGGTGTCAATGATGATTCTCTTCTTATTTGGGCTGAGAAAGTGCTTGGCGGTGATATTGATGAATTGCACGGAAGTTGTACAATCCTAAGCCGTTATAATTTGTATCCTAGCAAAGGACTATGCGGGTTGCTAATAAAGAGAAACAAAGAAGGTGAAGAATTTATGCATGTGCATTGGAAAGGAGAACCAAAGCTGGTTCTATCTATGTGTTCTCACTATTATGACATTAACGGCACCATGCAAACCCTAGATGAGGAAAAAAGAAAGCTGTTCAATGGAATAATCGATAGAATAGTATCCGACGGTGTGTACTGCTTTGGTTTTGCTTATAAACAAGTAAAACCAAAAGAAGAAAGCCCCGTTGATACCGAAAAAGAAGGTGAATTATTCTTCTTTGAGCTCGCGAAAGATGGCTTGAGCTTTTTAGGCATTGTAGTACTAAAGAATCCATATCCACCCGAGTTGAGGCAAACGATTCAAATGTGTCGAGAATCAGGAGTTGAGATCAAATTAATGGTGGATGAAGACTTGCATACTGCAAGATTGATGGCTCTTAATTCTGGAATTCTAAGAATTGAGGAAGACTTACAAGGAGCCATAATTGAAGCTGCTGAATTTAGAAGCAGCCTCAAGGAAGCCCAAATAAGTATGTCTCACAAAATCAAAGTATTGGCTAATAGCACTCCTGCTGATAAACTCCTCTTGGTACATTGCTTAAGAGCTAATAATTGCGGGCTCGTGGCAGCAACTTGTACATGCATTAGAGACTTGCCATCTCTCAAAGAAGCCGACGTTGGGATTTTTATTGGTGAAAACTGTGCGGACTTAGCTAAGGAAGATGCTGATATTACTGTGGTGGACTCAAATTTTGGTATGATCCCAGCCATATTAATCTTGGGCAGGTATGTTTGCACAAACATTGACAAGTTCATACAGTTGCAATTGATACTCAATATTTCTGCATTCACTTCAAGTTTTATTCTCCTAATTTTCAATCCCACGAGTGAAGAACAATTGACACCATTTCAGTTGTTGTGGGTAAATCTAATAATGGAAGTTCTTGGTGCCTTGTTTTTGGCAATCATAACATCAGCCGTAAAGCCTGAGTCTTTGGAATTTCATCAAGTCATGCTGAACAGTTCTAAGCCGACAACTAATTATGGTACGGGTGCACCTATTATAACCAAGAATATGTTAATGAACGTTGCTGTTCAATCTATGTTTCAAGTTACACTTCTGTTGATACTTAGCATGAAGGGAAGGGTGGTTTTTCGCATCGATGAGACATTGTTGAGAACCATGATCTTCAATTCTTACGTACTATGCCAAGTTTTTGTGTTGATCATCAGTGCCATTGAGATCACAAAGACAAGTATCTTCAAAGGGAATATCAGAAGAAATCCGTGGAGAAAATGTTTGTTTATAGCTAGTGTAGTTATTGTAGGAATTATTGTTGCTTTGCAAGTTATACTAATCCACATCATGTCAAAGATTGCTCATTGGAAAAAGTTAGGAATGAAACAGTGGTCCATCTCTATAGGAACTGCAGCTCTATCTTTGCCCATACACTATGCTGCAAAATTGGTTTTAAATTCCTTCCAAAGTTTCTTAATTATGTGTGTAAGAATGTAATTATGTATTTACTTCAAAAAATTATGTATAGAAATTTGTAAATACTTATATTACTATCCATTGTTCATGATTTGTTTCTCTGTACTTATGCTAGAATGGAAAGATCAGTTCTATATTTATTTCCACAAATATTCTTGCTAAGTATAAATGATAATAAATTGATGATACTTGGCTAAAAGAATCTTTGAACAACCTAAGGGTCGCAATCATCTCAATATCATGGCTCATCAAGTAATCAAAAGGTGAATCTTTGCGCAATCATGGGCAATATCGTggcatatatgtgtgtgtgtccTAACTAATTTCCAGGTAAGTTCTCCATTGACTTTGGAAGTGTTAAAGTATAGTATCgaccttttattttataacaaagagaaagaagaagaattaGAGGTAGAAAAATTAAGTAACAACAATGGTTATCAAAAAATAATAGCAGATATTTCTGTTTCCTTTTCCTTCTTTTGCCATTCTTTCGGGTATTCTACTTGGAGCAAGTAAAAAGGAAGTTGGGAAAGATTGTCCGCTTAACAGATTTTTGATTATTCTAATGGCAGCAGCCAGAAAGTAAAAGGAAAGTAGGACAGATTGGATGCTTAACATATTTTCGTATTGAGTGGAAATTTTAATTCGTATTGCTTAACATATTCTAATGGAAGATTTTTGCATTATAACTTTCCCTTCTTTATTTTTACCATTTTAGTATCATgattgccccccccccccccccaaaaaaaaaaatctataaaCTTACCTATATGataactaaattttattttaaaaaatgagaaaaataaaaaaaatggcaaTCAAGCATATAATTAATGACGTTGAATAATGAAAAGGATGAGcaaaataaaattgaaatcaaataATTTGCTTATCAATAATTAATAGCAATCAAATTTCAAAAAATCTATTTACACAATTAAGAAAAAAACAGTGAGAACCTTATAAACACATAC of Nicotiana tomentosiformis chromosome 7, ASM39032v3, whole genome shotgun sequence contains these proteins:
- the LOC104111491 gene encoding calcium-transporting ATPase 12, plasma membrane-type-like translates to MINSDSSSLSTPIDDENVSNFSISVKQLAHIVENNSNNKGFLCQSTSVIQHLFHALETNTDSGIIGDSNDLNRRRKAYGSNTNSEGRSPSFITKGFHQLIVEAFKDTTVILLLCCAALSLVIGIKMNGLQEGLFDVLLIFLPIMIVVNFGVTYRFFKAIWMKKKMAKQKKVVRVLRHHQMLQIPVSEVVVGDILFLETGNEVPADGILIHGNSFKLDDGLIDEHFSEHPSLFTGTNLVEGNCQFLVTAVGKNTERCKLMELVASSQHDDMSKLHRSIDEMSSVLEKLWLSLSLIILVVQVFRCFLWKSWCGDNDRNPDPKGMKNTVEEIMNEATKYMRRKRGGTNKVNGLVAMLCILLFSLKDGLSLGIFIILLYASKEMKKAHQTIVHKLPTGANVALVTTLCLGKTLDLVVKHKMMADLWIGFEKILNLPADSGGAEDSVEEVLNALLEGICMNITGGVNDDSLLIWAEKVLGGDIDELHGSCTILSRYNLYPSKGLCGLLIKRNKEGEEFMHVHWKGEPKLVLSMCSHYYDINGTMQTLDEEKRKLFNGIIDRIVSDGVYCFGFAYKQVKPKEESPVDTEKEGELFFFELAKDGLSFLGIVVLKNPYPPELRQTIQMCRESGVEIKLMVDEDLHTARLMALNSGILRIEEDLQGAIIEAAEFRSSLKEAQISMSHKIKVLANSTPADKLLLVHCLRANNCGLVAATCTCIRDLPSLKEADVGIFIGENCADLAKEDADITVVDSNFGMIPAILILGRYVCTNIDKFIQLQLILNISAFTSSFILLIFNPTSEEQLTPFQLLWVNLIMEVLGALFLAIITSAVKPESLEFHQVMLNSSKPTTNYGTGAPIITKNMLMNVAVQSMFQVTLLLILSMKGRVVFRIDETLLRTMIFNSYVLCQVFVLIISAIEITKTSIFKGNIRRNPWRKCLFIASVVIVGIIVALQVILIHIMSKIAHWKKLGMKQWSISIGTAALSLPIHYAAKLVLNSFQSFLIMCVRM